Sequence from the Amaranthus tricolor cultivar Red isolate AtriRed21 chromosome 16, ASM2621246v1, whole genome shotgun sequence genome:
CTTCTAAGGCTGAGACCAAATAGCGCACTAAGGCGCTCACCTTAAGCGTAGCCCAAACCCATCATGACTTGTCTAGGCGGGCAAATTAAAACTAAGTGGCAAATCATAATTTAGGATGTAACAATTTAATAAGGTCTACCATTTGATGTTAAATTCAACAAGCAAACACCAAACCCAAAACTATACTTTTAATAAGCAACGCCAgaagataaaaaattaacaaaacatcTATATCTTGTccataaataattaacatattcATATTTTTGAAAGGCCAGAGATTAGTAGATAGTTTCATTGCATTGTGCAACCATTTGCACACAATACTTACAGCTAATTAGAAGTTTCCATGGAATCTAGTTATACCTCATTCAATCGTTCTTCTGCCTCTTTCTTCGTCATTGACTGCAATATCCaaataataagtataaatttCTAAATCTCAGAGTCCCTCGTGAAAAGCAAAGAGAAATTTTGCAATATAGATGTTAAAGACCACATCTTTCCAAAGCAATAGTTACCAATATCATCAGTTCAATTTTGACAAGCAAGCATAGTAAGACAATGTAGTCCAAAGCAAcaaccagtgtcacatgattcggtCCCTTTTACCCACGAATCGGGATTCGGTTCGACCGGCCCGAACCAGGATTCGTTCGCCGGTTGATTCGCTTTGGTTAGCGATTCCTATCGTGAAGATCAAAAGGCCCATACTAGTTGTTGCATGAAAGGATGAGaaggagaaaatgaaaaaaaaagtactcaaaaaataataaaacagaaaaagaaaagcgCAGAAAAGAGATGAAGAACAACAGGGTAGAAGAAAAcaatacctttttttttctttattggaAAGTGGAAAGGTTAAACTccttattctcttttatttctattatactCCTTCCTTTGTTAACTTACTTTATTACCcttcttttttaatttcctattttaaattatatgtttACTTTTCCTCTTTTCAAAAAGCCTTTTCATTTATTTagctctaattttttttattcttttgttatttattttaaatttaatattattaaataagtACATActcaataaattaaatattatttgattaCACTCTACTTTGTCtaataaataatatgaaaaaactCTAACGAATCAAATGCACGAATCATGAACCTAAAAATCGAACCAAACAACTTTAGCGAACGAACAACAAATATGCCGATTAGCGAATCGCGAATCCGAATCCGTACAACGAATCAAACCGAATCATGAATCGTGTGACATTGGCAACAACCATCGGATACTATCAATTCAATTTTGAAAAGCAAGCATAATTAAACAATGAACTCCAAAGCAGCAACTATTCTTACTCTCTCCTTTGTCATAGTCTATCTGGTTTTCGCTAGAAAATTATTCATCACAAATAATTGCAAAATAAATAACACACCTCAAAAAAGATAAGATAaagtaattttgaaaatttcatAAGTGAAgacatttatattctttaaaagaaaatcaaaccaTCCATTACTAGTCTTCAAGTGGTCGAAGAGATcattaaattaaaagattatAAATTATCTTGAAAAAGTGACAAATTAAGATCAGAATAAAAATCAACCTTGGCACAAAGAGAAGCATTCTCCTTGCCAACCGATGTAACTTTCTTCCGCAGGTTGTTTACCCTCTCTAAAACCTGCATGCCAATCAAGACCAATGAGCTATGAAAATGCATTCTATGGTACAACAATGCTTAAGCCTTAAACCCAATAGTAGTGAGTcgactacatgaaccaaaacaaatcaagatgTGTGATATAgtacaaatataaaataattcacAAGTGGACATCTACAATATATTAAGACAGCTAAATTCTATCAATTTCGATAACTAGAGGACCACCCTTATAGCATCGTGATTACCTTATGTTGAGTGTTTTCACCCCACAAGATGTCAGAAATTAGAAACTAAAAGTGGTTTCATCATTTAATTTGCCCAATATAAAATAATTCACAAGTGGACATCTACACAAAGGAAGTATTCTCTTATACATACAAGGAAAAATAGTGGTCTTTCTTAATTGATAATAGTACTATATCATCTAATGGATGGCCCATTGGTTGGACAAAAACTTACTTCCCTCCATCATACCTATGTTGCTCTTGAGAAGAAAATTTTGGGTATTTAATAGTTCAATAAGGTAGCATAAGGACAACATCAAATTACTTTCAATATTCTTTATCAGGAAGAGGCTCTTTGTATAAGGGTTTGATAACCGCATATATCAACCCCTTTCTTACCTCTTTCTTACCTGCGCAGTTAATATAGTGACTTTGGGCTACTGTGATGTATTAATGTAGTTTCTCTATTGTTATAGAAAGTGGAATACAACTTATCTCCACAAAGGGCTGCCATTGTTTCTATTAAAGCTATAGTTGATGTTTTTAGTTGAGTATAAGTAAGATTTCCTACTATGTCTAATACTAACATCGTCTGCAAGTGAGAATAAAGTTACAAAGAGCCGCTTTAAATCAAGTATCAACATACTACAAAGTATCAATAAGTCTACAACGCATAAATAATAAGATATATACataataagttaaaacattGTAGTTACCTCTTCGTAATTCCCATCTCCAAGAGTCAACTCGATAAGGGACCGTTCATAAGGATGTAGTAAATTTTTGTTTGGGAAGCACTCTGTATACAATCTAAGGGGAGCAGCCAATTCCTAAACGAAGAAAGAAATAGGATGGCCTGTGAGCAAACAACGACTTGATAAGAATTAAGAAACTaactaaaaaatacaaatatgtgGTCCTTTGAAAGCTTACCTTCATTAATGCATCAAGTTGCTTAGCACCCTTGTTTCTTTCTCGCTTTGCAGCATTGGCGATGCCTGTCAAAAGCAAACtagaaaatcaagaacttaaTATTCAACATATAGCAAttcctataaaaaaaacatataaaaataacaattaagcCAATCACATAAACAACACCATTTACCCTTTGTGGGTGAAACCTTCTTTGCTTTCCGCAAAGCTGACTGGATTATATCAATAGACGGCATCACCATGGGTAACTTTTGGAAAGCACCAACACTTTCAATTTTCACAGCTTCATTGTcctgaaatattataaaaacaaaCATAACGACATGTGGAACAGAAACAAGACAACTATGTAAAGATATTCATAAAGTCACCTGCAATTTGTTTTCCCTTCTTAAATTTGTATCCGGTATGTAGCTTGCCCCAACAATTTTTTCAGTAGTAGTGGTCTGAATCTCTTTGCAGAAACACAAAATAGGTTCAAAAACTCGAGGCGGTACTTGTCGAAGACATGGTGCTGAAACACagacaaaattatcaaaaaatcaaatggttttttcttttaaagtgTATTTGCATTGAGCAAAAATGCTTCACAGGCTCCTTCCCACATTCTCCATTGTTCGTAGGGTGTAAATTTCAAAGAAGAGAACTAAGATGAAGGGATTTTCACCCTACGCAATTTATTTTCCTCCCAAAATTATGGGAAATATTTCTTCCTTGCTTGCTTTTAATAACTTCAGACGATCTTTTTAGATGCTTTGTATCAAACCACACAAACAGATTCTAATCTTTATATGTGTATTACACTTCAAAATGTTTCCCACAGAGCCTTTGATTGATAAATAGTTCCCAcataagttactattttatgattattaaaaaatatatgaattgtGATTACTCGACATTGTGTGCGAAGAATGGAAGTCCCATAAGAATTAAACAGTTAAATTGAATCTGAAATGTGGGCAAATCCTCAAATCAAAATCCCCAAATATGATTAGATTGCACTTTCAACTTACCTACATAagaaaatttcaagcatagttTTGGTCGGTGGGAAACGATAGGGCGTACCTTTAACAAATTTGGAGTTTCTAAATAACAATTTGTTTGAAGGAAGCCTCCACAATTCCAGTATATTAGAAGCTT
This genomic interval carries:
- the LOC130803030 gene encoding uncharacterized protein LOC130803030 isoform X2, yielding MNCTMIQASNILELWRLPSNKLLFRNSKFVKAPCLRQVPPRVFEPILCFCKEIQTTTTEKIVGASYIPDTNLRRENKLQDNEAVKIESVGAFQKLPMVMPSIDIIQSALRKAKKVSPTKGIANAAKRERNKGAKQLDALMKELAAPLRLYTECFPNKNLLHPYERSLIELTLGDGNYEEVLERVNNLRKKVTSVGKENASLCAKSMTKKEAEERLNEGMKRLEDTFNRERQAIDDLLDIAKILRAMPVVDLETPTLSLVGAPNVGKSSLVRILSTGKPEICNYPFTTRGILMGHIAVNYQRFQVTDTPGVLRRSDDERNNLEKLTLAVLTHLPTAVLYVHDLTGECGTSVSDQVPGRHKRKRPNPI